The following DNA comes from Frankia casuarinae.
GGGCTGGCGCGGGTTCGGGCTGACCGACTCGACGGGGATCTCGCGGAAGGTCGCCCCGTGTACGGGCAGCGGCCCGGTGCCGTCGCCGGAGCCGCGATTCGTCCCCCGGCCGCCGTAGCCACTGGCGTAGTCGGCGTAGTCAGCGTAGTCAGCCGAGGCGGTGCCCGCCTGACCGTCGAGGGGAGGAGGAGCAACCGGGATGAGTGCCCCCAGCCCTCGCCCCAGACCACTGCGCCGAGCACTCATCACGCCGCTCCATTCGAGTCCCGACCCCGTTCCGCGAGTTCGCGCGCCGCGGCCAGATAGGACAGCGAGCCGCGCGACGTCGGATCGTACGTCAGCGCGGACTGCCCATAGCTCGGCGCCTCCGCCAGACGCACGTTCCGGGGGATGGTAGTGGACAGCACCCGGTCCCCGAAGTGTTCCTTGACCTCATGGACGACCTGGTCGGCCAGTCTGGTCCGGGAGTCGTACATCGTGAGCAGGATGGTCGACAGACGCAGCTCCTGGTTCAGGTGCGCCTGCACCAGTTCCACGTTGCGCAGCAACATGCCGAGGCCCTCCAGCGCGTAGTACTCGCACTGGATCGGGATGAGCAGCTCACGGGCGGCCACGAGGGCGTTGACGGTCAGCAGCCCAAGAGAGGGCGGGCAGTCGATGAAAACATAGTCGACGTCCCGTTGCATGCTCGCGATGGCCCGCCGAAGCCGATTCTCCCGCGCCACCAGCGACACCAGCTCGATCTCCGCGCCGGCAAGATCGATCGTTGCGGGCGCGCAGAACAGCCCCGACGCCTCGGCGGACTTCACGATGACCTCGTCGAGGGGCCGATCCCCCACCAGAACCTCGTAGATCGAGGGGACCCCGGAGTGATGGTTGACGCCGAGCGCCGTCGAGGCATTGCCCTGCGGGTCAAGATCGATCACCAGGACCCGGGAGCCATGAGATGCCAGCGCCGCCGCCAGGTTGACCGTCGTCGTCGTCTTCCCCACACCGCCCTTCTGGTTGGCGACCGAGATGATGCGCCGCCGGGTGGGGCGAGGGAATGGTTGTCGTCGTTCTACCGCCAGTGCTTCCACTGCTGCTGCCGCCGCCGCTCCGATCGGGGTCGAGGGATCGAGCAGGTCCAGTGCGGGGAGCGCGGAGTCATAGCCCCGCAAGCCCCCACTCCTGGTCCCACCCTGGCCCGCCGACGCTGTTTCACGTGGAACGAGACTGTCCACGTGTCGGCTGGTCACGACCGACCTCCCGTGATCGGAGTGAATCCCGTGACGTCCGTCTGACCTGTCTGCCATCGTGCCGCTCACCGTCGCCGCGCCCTCCCCTGCTCTCGGCCCGGGTGCGCTGGGATGAACGTACGGCCCGGAGGACACGGGCGGGTTCCTCCACCCGCCCCTCCCCGCACCTCACGACATCCACGGGATGCCAACCCTGAGTTCCGAGACCGCTGCGCGCGTCCTGCAGTTCCTCCAGGATCCGTGAACCGCGCATCGCCAGCATGACACCACCTGGTCGTAGCATCGGAAAGAGGATTGCGCCCAGCCGCTCCAGGGGAGCGACCGCGCGGGCTACGGCTATCCCGAATCTACGACCGTCCGGGCCGATTCCGGCATCTGGCGCGCGGCCACGTACCACAGAAATCTGGTCCTCCAGGCCTATGGTCGCCACAACCTCGTGCAGGAATCGGCACCGGCGTTCCATCGGCTCGAGCAGCACCACCCGCAGATCCGGGCGGGCGAGCGCCAGCGGGATACCCGGCAGCCCCGCGCCGCTGCCGACGTCCACGACATCGGCCTGCACCGGGACCACGTCGGCCAGGACCGCGCAGTTGAGTACGTGGCGGTCCCAGAGCCGGTCAGTCTCACGCGGACCGATCAGCCCGCGTTCGACCCCGTCGGTCGCCAGCAACTCGACGTAGCGCGCCGCGGATCCGGTCCGCGTGCCGAAAATCTCCACCGCGACGGGGGGCACCTCGGGGGCATCCGGGAGACCCGTCATGGCCGGATCCTCCGCCGTGCCGTGTGACCAGCCCGCGCCGGCCGGGCCGCCTGCGTCACCTCGACCGGCCACAGCATCGAGCCGAGCCGGGTTGGGACCGTGGGCATCACCAGGTGACCGCCGGCAGCGGGTGGGTGGAAGACCGGATCCGTGGACCCGGCCGGACAGGACCAGAAGGCCGGACAGGACGAGAAGGCCGGACAGGACGAGGAAGTCAGAAGACCGCGCACCCGACAAGCATCCCCGCCGGCCTCGACATGCTCCCGCCGCCACCCCCCCCCCGCGGGAGGCACGGTTCCGGCCCGGGGACGGATGTCAGGTCGTCCGGTAGGACACCACGGTCCGCCGCGGCCGATCGAGTCGCGGGGCGGCGCCGGCGCAGCGATCGAAGACGGTCAGCGTTCCGGTGAGGGGGAACTGCCAGCCACGGCCGGCGCACCACCCCGCCCGGGGCAGCGCGGCCAGGTCGGGCGCGAGCGCCGGCCGCTCCGCGTCGAAGAGGAAGACGAGCAGCCGGGTCGGCGGGACCCGGCGGTTCGCCAGCTCGCCGACCAGGGAGGTACCCGCAGCGCCGAAGAAGATCGTGTCCTGCCGTGGTACCCGGGCCGGTACCCGCCCGGCGCCGGCGCTGGGGAGAGCTGCCGGCTCACGCGCCGGGTCGTCACTCGCCTCCATCGCGTACAGCCAGCCAGGCCGGGCGAGGCGACCCCCGACCACCACCAGGTCTCCCGGGCGGTGCAGCTGCCGGGCCGCGATGGCCGCGTCGACCATCCGATCGAGGCCACGAGTCCGGTGCCGATGATCCCAGAGCTGCCCGCTTCCCGACAGCGAGGTTCCCAGGAGCGGGACACCAAGCAAGATGATCATTGCGAGGCCGGCCAACGGCAGCACGGCGGTCGGAGAAATCGTGTTCGCGCTGGCGCTCGACGTCGGCGAGACACCGGAAACATCCAATCGTGACCGCTTGGTTACGGTTCCTCCGGTAGGGAGGGTCGGGGTCGCGGCCATCGGTGCCGGTACGGCCGGCTGAGGCCCGGCGGCGGGGATACGAGGTCGCACCGCCGCCACGAACAGGGCCACCAGCCGCCGGGTGCCCACCACGATCACAACGACGATCAGTGGCACGACGAAGAGGTTGGTCCGGGTCGGCCCGAACGGCCAGTACCGCGCGGCGCTCGCTCCCAGCATCAGCACCTGGGCTCCGCCGAGCGCGGTGAGGAGCAGCCTGCCGTCCGGTCGTCGCGCCAGCACGAGGACGCCGGTCAGGCCGGCGATCGACACCGCCACGGCGAGCAGCACCGAGACAACCGGTCCCCCGGGCACCGTCGCATGGATGAGGCTCGGGTCGAACCGGTCGATGCCGGGCGGCATACCGGTAATGAAGGCTCGCATCTGATCGACGATGAAGCGTACGGCCT
Coding sequences within:
- the rsmG gene encoding 16S rRNA (guanine(527)-N(7))-methyltransferase RsmG, translated to MTGLPDAPEVPPVAVEIFGTRTGSAARYVELLATDGVERGLIGPRETDRLWDRHVLNCAVLADVVPVQADVVDVGSGAGLPGIPLALARPDLRVVLLEPMERRCRFLHEVVATIGLEDQISVVRGRAPDAGIGPDGRRFGIAVARAVAPLERLGAILFPMLRPGGVMLAMRGSRILEELQDARSGLGTQGWHPVDVVRCGEGRVEEPARVLRAVRSSQRTRAESRGGRGDGERHDGRQVRRTSRDSLRSREVGRDQPTRGQSRST
- a CDS encoding ParA family protein, yielding MTSRHVDSLVPRETASAGQGGTRSGGLRGYDSALPALDLLDPSTPIGAAAAAAVEALAVERRQPFPRPTRRRIISVANQKGGVGKTTTTVNLAAALASHGSRVLVIDLDPQGNASTALGVNHHSGVPSIYEVLVGDRPLDEVIVKSAEASGLFCAPATIDLAGAEIELVSLVARENRLRRAIASMQRDVDYVFIDCPPSLGLLTVNALVAARELLIPIQCEYYALEGLGMLLRNVELVQAHLNQELRLSTILLTMYDSRTRLADQVVHEVKEHFGDRVLSTTIPRNVRLAEAPSYGQSALTYDPTSRGSLSYLAAARELAERGRDSNGAA